Proteins encoded by one window of Salvia splendens isolate huo1 chromosome 14, SspV2, whole genome shotgun sequence:
- the LOC121764431 gene encoding uncharacterized protein LOC121764431, whose translation MQLNGDEAPQENGKRMRRPSVRLHQPYYENPAPRKIQQQWKPGKAAPTPRKPRTAKTANSKFTKNAAADERGKGEGVGKSDLEEDVAIGSWRSFSAANRDRDFQRKRVRSSNLKSGVVEKSRRIGDQEIGDFGLPSDAESGEHDQNQHIVGEEEGDLGGNRISGDLVVEDSDPSSPNHSFDDDDNENLKLSGDRDNVGGKQRGLREDRHSHEMGEDGDSSGLRMWLNDLGLGKYVTLFEVHGVDDAVLPLLTLEDLKDMGINEVGIRRKLYSSIQKLDKSFP comes from the coding sequence ATGCAGCTCAACGGCGACGAGGCGCCGCAGGAGAACGGCAAGCGGATGCGCCGCCCAAGCGTGAGATTGCACCAGCCCTACTACGAAAACCCCGCCCCCCGCAAGATACAGCAGCAGTGGAAGCCCGGTAAGGCCGCGCCCACACCCAGAAAGCCtcgaaccgccaaaaccgcgaATTCCAAATTCACCAAGAACGCCGCCGCCGATGAGCGTGGCAAGGGCGAAGGAGTCGGGAAATCGGATTTGGAAGAAGATGTGGCGATTGGGAGCTGGAGGAGTTTCAGTGCCGCTAATCGGGATAGAGATTTCCAGAGAAAGAGGGTTAGGTCATCCAATTTGAAGAGTGGGGTTGTGGAAAAATCTCGGAGGATTGGGGATcaggaaattggggattttggATTGCCTAGTGATGCTGAGAGTGGGGAACACGATCAAAATCAACACATAGTAGGCGAGGAAGAGGGGGATTTGGGTGGTAATCGGATTAGTGGCGATTTAGTAGTCGAGGATTCTGATCCGTCTAGCCCTAATCATTCGTTTGATGACGATGATAACGAGAATCTCAAATTGAGTGGAGATCGTGACAATGTAGGTGGAAAGCAGAGGGGATTGAGGGAGGATCGACATTCCCATGAAATGGGAGAAGATGGGGATAGTAGTGGTTTGAGGATGTGGCTTAATGATTTGGGGTTAGGGAAGTATGTGACACTCTTTGAGGTTCATGGGGTGGACGATGCGGTGCTGCCATTGCTGACTCTTGAAGATCTTAAGGATATGGGGATTAATGAGGTTGGGATACGAAGGAAACTGTATTCGTCTATCCAGAAACTCGATAAATCGTTCCCGTGA
- the LOC121765212 gene encoding poly(A) polymerase I-like isoform X4, which translates to MAISTGLGISRLPSLSLRYPLRHCALQVRLGFAASVEAFDDTENDKAFDNLSGGNGRRQDWKKLKSEDLGVSTSKISRPTRVVLNGLRKRGFEVYLVGGCVRDLILKRVPKDFDVITSAELKDVMRTFSRCEMIGRRFPICHVHIDDTIVEVSSFSTRATRFGRFLSLEPVKPVGCDEQDYIRWRNCLQRDFTINGLMFDPYAKLIYDYTGGVNDIRKAKIRTIKPANLSLTEDCARILRGVRIAARLDFRFSRETALAVRKLSATVLRLDRGRLLMEVNYMLAYGSAEASLRSLWKLGLLEILLPIQAAYFVRTGFCRRDKRSNMLLSLFSNLDKLLAPDRPCHSSLWFAILAFHEALSAQPRDPLVVAAFSLAVHNGGDLSEALSIARRISKQHEISFDELLEPKYMKSRELLGEVKDLAASVQSSLRHMTDDYFVSQAMAKYPKAPYSDLVFFPVALYLKACKMFECVGGGAEQGFVPKNGSKIDYELLAMGSLKEVRHTFARVVFDTIYPIDKYIDD; encoded by the exons ATGGCCATCTCAACCGGCCTCGGCATATCTCGACTTCCATCGCTATCTCTCCGTTATCCTCTCCGCCACTGCGCTCTTCAG GTTAGGCTTGGCTTTGCTGCTTCGGTTGAAGCATTTGACGATACGGAGAACGACAAAG CATTTGATAATTTGAGTGGCGGTAATGGACGTCGTCAGGATTGGAAGAAGTTGAAGTCTGAAGACCTTGGAGTTAGTACTTCAAAAATTTCGAGGCCCACAAGAGTGGTTCTTAATGGTCTTAGGAAAAGAG GCTTTGAAGTATATCTTGTTGGAGGATGTGTAAGGGATCTAATATTGAAACGAGTTCCTAAAGATTTTGATGTAATAACTTCAGCTGAACTTAAAGAC GTGATGAGGACATTTTCTCGATGTGAGATGATTGGGAGGCGGTTTCCTATCTGTCATGTGCACATTGATGATACTATTGTGGAG gtttcaagcTTTAGCACCCGTGCAACAAGGTTTGGGAGGTTCTTGAGTTTGGAACCTGTGAAGCCTGTTGGCTGTGATGAGCAAGACTATATTCGCTGGAGAAACTGCCTTCAGCGTGATTTCACGATAAATGG aTTGATGTTTGACCCTTATGCAAAGTTGATATATGACTACACTGGTGGAGTAAATGACATCCGGAAAGCTAAA ATCCGGACCATCAAACCTGCGAATCTTTCCTTGACCGAGGATTGTG cACGTATTCTTCGTGGTGTCAGAATTGCGGCTCGGTTGGATTTTAGATTTTCAAGGGAGACTGCTCTAGCAGTGAGAAAGTTATCTGCTACAGTTTTAAGGCTCGATCGG GGAAGGCTTCTCATGGAAGTCAACTACATGCTGGCTTATGGTTCTGCAGAAGCCTCGTTAAGATCGTTGTGGAAGCTTGGTCTTTTGGAAATACTTCTGCCTATTCAG GCGGCCTATTTTGTCAGAACTGGTTTTTGCAGACGTGACAAGCGCTCTAACATGCTTTTG TCTTTATTCTCCAACCTTGATAAACTTCTTGCCCCTGACAGACCATGTCACAGTAGCTTATG GTTTGCTATTCTAGCATTTCATGAAGCACTCTCCGCACAACCAAGGGACCCTCTTGTGGTTGCTGCATTCAGCCTTGCAGTCCACAACGGCGGAGACCTATCAGAAGCTTTAAGCATTGCAAGACGTATCAGTAAACAACATGAAATAAGTTTTGATGAACTATTGGAACCAAAATACATGAAATCCAGAGAGTTGTTGGGTGAGGTTAAAGATTTAGCAGCTTCTGTTCAAAGTTCCCTTCGCCATATGACAGACGATTACTTTGTCTCCCAGGCAATGGCCAAATATCCAAAAGCTCCGTATTCAGATTTA GTATTTTTCCCAGTGGCACTTTACTTGAAGGCTTGCAAGATGTTTGAATGTGTTGGAGGTGGGGCGGAGCAGGGATTTGTACCCAAAAATGGTAGTAAGATCGACTATGAGTTGTTAGCTATGGGAAGTCTAAAGGAAGTTAGACACACATTTGCAAGAGTAGTATTTGATACCATATACCCAATTGATAAGTACATAGATGATTAG
- the LOC121765212 gene encoding poly(A) polymerase I-like isoform X2 produces the protein MAISTGLGISRLPSLSLRYPLRHCALQVRLGFAASVEAFDDTENDKGTETFDNLSGGNGRRQDWKKLKSEDLGVSTSKISRPTRVVLNGLRKRGFEVYLVGGCVRDLILKRVPKDFDVITSAELKDVMRTFSRCEMIGRRFPICHVHIDDTIVEVSSFSTRATRFGRFLSLEPVKPVGCDEQDYIRWRNCLQRDFTINGLMFDPYAKLIYDYTGGVNDIRKAKIRTIKPANLSLTEDCARILRGVRIAARLDFRFSRETALAVRKLSATVLRLDRGRLLMEVNYMLAYGSAEASLRSLWKLGLLEILLPIQAAYFVRTGFCRRDKRSNMLLSLFSNLDKLLAPDRPCHSSLWFAILAFHEALSAQPRDPLVVAAFSLAVHNGGDLSEALSIARRISKQHEISFDELLEPKYMKSRELLGEVKDLAASVQSSLRHMTDDYFVSQAMAKYPKAPYSDLVFFPVALYLKACKMFECVGGGAEQGFVPKNGSKIDYELLAMGSLKEVRHTFARVVFDTIYPIDKYIDD, from the exons ATGGCCATCTCAACCGGCCTCGGCATATCTCGACTTCCATCGCTATCTCTCCGTTATCCTCTCCGCCACTGCGCTCTTCAG GTTAGGCTTGGCTTTGCTGCTTCGGTTGAAGCATTTGACGATACGGAGAACGACAAAGGCACTGAAA CATTTGATAATTTGAGTGGCGGTAATGGACGTCGTCAGGATTGGAAGAAGTTGAAGTCTGAAGACCTTGGAGTTAGTACTTCAAAAATTTCGAGGCCCACAAGAGTGGTTCTTAATGGTCTTAGGAAAAGAG GCTTTGAAGTATATCTTGTTGGAGGATGTGTAAGGGATCTAATATTGAAACGAGTTCCTAAAGATTTTGATGTAATAACTTCAGCTGAACTTAAAGAC GTGATGAGGACATTTTCTCGATGTGAGATGATTGGGAGGCGGTTTCCTATCTGTCATGTGCACATTGATGATACTATTGTGGAG gtttcaagcTTTAGCACCCGTGCAACAAGGTTTGGGAGGTTCTTGAGTTTGGAACCTGTGAAGCCTGTTGGCTGTGATGAGCAAGACTATATTCGCTGGAGAAACTGCCTTCAGCGTGATTTCACGATAAATGG aTTGATGTTTGACCCTTATGCAAAGTTGATATATGACTACACTGGTGGAGTAAATGACATCCGGAAAGCTAAA ATCCGGACCATCAAACCTGCGAATCTTTCCTTGACCGAGGATTGTG cACGTATTCTTCGTGGTGTCAGAATTGCGGCTCGGTTGGATTTTAGATTTTCAAGGGAGACTGCTCTAGCAGTGAGAAAGTTATCTGCTACAGTTTTAAGGCTCGATCGG GGAAGGCTTCTCATGGAAGTCAACTACATGCTGGCTTATGGTTCTGCAGAAGCCTCGTTAAGATCGTTGTGGAAGCTTGGTCTTTTGGAAATACTTCTGCCTATTCAG GCGGCCTATTTTGTCAGAACTGGTTTTTGCAGACGTGACAAGCGCTCTAACATGCTTTTG TCTTTATTCTCCAACCTTGATAAACTTCTTGCCCCTGACAGACCATGTCACAGTAGCTTATG GTTTGCTATTCTAGCATTTCATGAAGCACTCTCCGCACAACCAAGGGACCCTCTTGTGGTTGCTGCATTCAGCCTTGCAGTCCACAACGGCGGAGACCTATCAGAAGCTTTAAGCATTGCAAGACGTATCAGTAAACAACATGAAATAAGTTTTGATGAACTATTGGAACCAAAATACATGAAATCCAGAGAGTTGTTGGGTGAGGTTAAAGATTTAGCAGCTTCTGTTCAAAGTTCCCTTCGCCATATGACAGACGATTACTTTGTCTCCCAGGCAATGGCCAAATATCCAAAAGCTCCGTATTCAGATTTA GTATTTTTCCCAGTGGCACTTTACTTGAAGGCTTGCAAGATGTTTGAATGTGTTGGAGGTGGGGCGGAGCAGGGATTTGTACCCAAAAATGGTAGTAAGATCGACTATGAGTTGTTAGCTATGGGAAGTCTAAAGGAAGTTAGACACACATTTGCAAGAGTAGTATTTGATACCATATACCCAATTGATAAGTACATAGATGATTAG
- the LOC121765659 gene encoding V-type proton ATPase subunit C-like: MATRYWVASLPVGQGASASSVWTRLQESISKQAFDTSLYRFNIPNLRVGTLDLLLSLSDDLSKANNFIEGVSHKIRRQIEELERVSGVVSSSLTVDGVPVDSYLTRFVWDEAKYPTMSPLKEIVDGIHIQIAKIEDDLKVRVAEYSNVRSQLNAINRKQAGSLAVRDLSNLVKPEDVVSSEHLTTLLAIVSKYSQKDWLSSYESLTSYVVPRSSKKLHEDNEYALYTVTLFSRDVDNFKTKARERNFQVRDFEYNPETQDSRKQELEKLMQDQETMRSSLLQWCYTSYGEVFSSWMHFCAVRVFSESILRYGLPPSFLSVVLSPPVKSEKKVRSILEGMCSNSNSTFWKTEDDGGVVGLGAGEADAHPYVSFTINLI, from the exons ATGGCGACTCGTTACTGGGTAGCGTCTCTCCCCGTCGGTCAAGgggcctccgcctcctccgtaTGGACTCGTCTCCAGGAATCCATCTCCAAACAAGCCTTCGACACCTCTCTCTACAGA TTCAACATTCCGAATCTGCGAGTAGGCACTCTGGATTTGCTCTTGTCTCTCAGCGACGACCTATCGAAG GCAAACAACTTTATCGAGGGAGTGTCACACAAAATCCGGCGTCAGATTGAGGAGTTGGAGAGGGTGTCCGGTGTTGTTAGTAGCTCGCTTACTGTGGACGGGGTTCCCGTGGACTCTTATCTTACCAG ATTCGTGTGGGATGAGGCAAAGTATCCAACAATGTCGCCGCTCAAGGAGATTGTGGACGGAATTCATATACAAATTGCCAAGATTGAGGATGATCTCAAG GTCCGCGTCGCTGAATATAGCAATGTGCGCAGCCAACTGAATGCAATCAACAGAAAGCAGGCTGGAAG CTTAGCCGTTCGTGATCTCTCAAATTTAGTAaaaccagaagatgttgttAGTTCGGAACACTTGACTACCCTTCTTGCCATTGTTTCAAAGTATTCTCAGAAAGACTGGTTATCAAGCTACGAGTCTCTTACATCATATGTG GTCCCCAGATCTTCGAAGAAGCTACATGAGGATAATGAATATGCTCTTTACACTGTGACATTATTCAGTCGTgatgttgataattttaaaacGAAGGCGCGTGAAAGAAATTTTCAA GTTCGTGATTTTGAATATAATCCCGAGACCCAAGACAGTCGCAAGCAGGAGCTTGAAAAACTGATGCAAGACCAGGAGACAATGAGAAGCTCCCTTTTGCAATGGTGCTATACTAGCTATGGAGAG GTTTTTAGTTCGTGGATGCACTTCTGTGCGGTAAGAGTATTTAGTGAAAGCATTCTCCGATATGGCCTGCCACCATCTTTTCTG TCTGTTGTACTGTCACCTCCAGTAAAAAGTGAGAAGAAAGTTCGCTCCATTCTTGAGGGAATGTGTAGCAATTCAAACAG CACGTTCTGGAAAACTGAGGACGATGGAGGAGTGGTTGGCCTTGGTGCAGGCGAAGCAGATGCTCATCCTTACGTCTCATTCACCATTAATCTTATTTAA
- the LOC121765212 gene encoding poly(A) polymerase I-like isoform X3 codes for MAISTGLGISRLPSLSLRYPLRHCALQVRLGFAASVEAFDDTENDKDAAFDNLSGGNGRRQDWKKLKSEDLGVSTSKISRPTRVVLNGLRKRGFEVYLVGGCVRDLILKRVPKDFDVITSAELKDVMRTFSRCEMIGRRFPICHVHIDDTIVEVSSFSTRATRFGRFLSLEPVKPVGCDEQDYIRWRNCLQRDFTINGLMFDPYAKLIYDYTGGVNDIRKAKIRTIKPANLSLTEDCARILRGVRIAARLDFRFSRETALAVRKLSATVLRLDRGRLLMEVNYMLAYGSAEASLRSLWKLGLLEILLPIQAAYFVRTGFCRRDKRSNMLLSLFSNLDKLLAPDRPCHSSLWFAILAFHEALSAQPRDPLVVAAFSLAVHNGGDLSEALSIARRISKQHEISFDELLEPKYMKSRELLGEVKDLAASVQSSLRHMTDDYFVSQAMAKYPKAPYSDLVFFPVALYLKACKMFECVGGGAEQGFVPKNGSKIDYELLAMGSLKEVRHTFARVVFDTIYPIDKYIDD; via the exons ATGGCCATCTCAACCGGCCTCGGCATATCTCGACTTCCATCGCTATCTCTCCGTTATCCTCTCCGCCACTGCGCTCTTCAG GTTAGGCTTGGCTTTGCTGCTTCGGTTGAAGCATTTGACGATACGGAGAACGACAAAG ATGCAGCATTTGATAATTTGAGTGGCGGTAATGGACGTCGTCAGGATTGGAAGAAGTTGAAGTCTGAAGACCTTGGAGTTAGTACTTCAAAAATTTCGAGGCCCACAAGAGTGGTTCTTAATGGTCTTAGGAAAAGAG GCTTTGAAGTATATCTTGTTGGAGGATGTGTAAGGGATCTAATATTGAAACGAGTTCCTAAAGATTTTGATGTAATAACTTCAGCTGAACTTAAAGAC GTGATGAGGACATTTTCTCGATGTGAGATGATTGGGAGGCGGTTTCCTATCTGTCATGTGCACATTGATGATACTATTGTGGAG gtttcaagcTTTAGCACCCGTGCAACAAGGTTTGGGAGGTTCTTGAGTTTGGAACCTGTGAAGCCTGTTGGCTGTGATGAGCAAGACTATATTCGCTGGAGAAACTGCCTTCAGCGTGATTTCACGATAAATGG aTTGATGTTTGACCCTTATGCAAAGTTGATATATGACTACACTGGTGGAGTAAATGACATCCGGAAAGCTAAA ATCCGGACCATCAAACCTGCGAATCTTTCCTTGACCGAGGATTGTG cACGTATTCTTCGTGGTGTCAGAATTGCGGCTCGGTTGGATTTTAGATTTTCAAGGGAGACTGCTCTAGCAGTGAGAAAGTTATCTGCTACAGTTTTAAGGCTCGATCGG GGAAGGCTTCTCATGGAAGTCAACTACATGCTGGCTTATGGTTCTGCAGAAGCCTCGTTAAGATCGTTGTGGAAGCTTGGTCTTTTGGAAATACTTCTGCCTATTCAG GCGGCCTATTTTGTCAGAACTGGTTTTTGCAGACGTGACAAGCGCTCTAACATGCTTTTG TCTTTATTCTCCAACCTTGATAAACTTCTTGCCCCTGACAGACCATGTCACAGTAGCTTATG GTTTGCTATTCTAGCATTTCATGAAGCACTCTCCGCACAACCAAGGGACCCTCTTGTGGTTGCTGCATTCAGCCTTGCAGTCCACAACGGCGGAGACCTATCAGAAGCTTTAAGCATTGCAAGACGTATCAGTAAACAACATGAAATAAGTTTTGATGAACTATTGGAACCAAAATACATGAAATCCAGAGAGTTGTTGGGTGAGGTTAAAGATTTAGCAGCTTCTGTTCAAAGTTCCCTTCGCCATATGACAGACGATTACTTTGTCTCCCAGGCAATGGCCAAATATCCAAAAGCTCCGTATTCAGATTTA GTATTTTTCCCAGTGGCACTTTACTTGAAGGCTTGCAAGATGTTTGAATGTGTTGGAGGTGGGGCGGAGCAGGGATTTGTACCCAAAAATGGTAGTAAGATCGACTATGAGTTGTTAGCTATGGGAAGTCTAAAGGAAGTTAGACACACATTTGCAAGAGTAGTATTTGATACCATATACCCAATTGATAAGTACATAGATGATTAG
- the LOC121765214 gene encoding mitochondrial phosphate carrier protein 3, mitochondrial-like, translating into MVFPDIPSQQPWIPSFLYHTHTHTHTPTPPSSAETKKAPTPEKSLGFMIRAPSDKRIAMFSPQYYAACTAGGIFSCGLTHMAVTPLDLVKCNMQINPAKYKSIGSGFGVLLKEQGVKGFFRGWVPTLLGYSAQGACKFGFYEFFKKYYSDIAGPENAAKYKTFIFLAGSASAEVIADIALCPFEAVKVRVQTQPGFANGLSDGLPKFIRAEGASGLYKGLVPLWGRQIPYTMMKFSTFENIVEAIYKNAIPLPKDQCSKKLQLGVSFAGGYIAGVLCAIVSHPADNLVSFLNNAKGATVGDAVNKLGIMGLCTRGLPLRIVMIGTLTGAQWGIYDAFKVFVGLPTTGGSPAPAKK; encoded by the exons ATGGTGTTCCCAGATATCCCATCTCAGCAACCATGGATCCCCAGTTTCCTCTACCACAcgcacacgcacacacacacgcCGACACCGCCAAGTTCGGCGGAGACCAAGAAAGCGCCAACCCCAGAGAAGAGCCTGGGCTTCATGATCCGGGCGCCCAGTGACAAAAGGATAGCCATGTTCTCGCCCCAATACTACGCTGCGTGCACAGCCGGTGGCATTTTCAGCTGCGGCCTCACTCACATGGCCGTCACCCCACTCGATCTCGTCAAGTGCAACATGCAG ATAAATCCTGCAAAATACAAGAGCATAGGCTCAGGCTTTGGAGTTCTACTAAAGGAGCAAGGAGTCAAAGGCTTCTTCAGGGGATGGGTGCCGACACTGCTCGGATACAGCGCGCAGGGAGCCTGCAAGTTCGGCTTCTACGAATTCTTCAAGAAGTACTACTCTGACATTGCTGGCCCGGAAAACGCTGCCAAGTATAAGACCTTCATATTCCTCGCAGGCTCTGCCTCAGCTGAAGTCATCGCCGACATTGCCCTCTGCCCCTTTGAGGCTGTCAAGGTCCGCGTCCAGACTCAGCCTGGCTTCGCCAACGGCCTCTCCGATGGCCTCCCCAAGTTCATCCGCGCTGAAGGAGCCTCGGGCCTTTACAAGGGGCTTGTTCCACTGTGGGGTCGCCAGATTCCAT ATACGATGATGAAGTTCTCCACCTTCGAGAACATCGTTGAGGCCATCTACAAGAACGCCATTCCACTGCCCAAGGACCAGTGCAGCAAGAAGTTGCAGCTCGGAGTCAGCTTCGCAGGTGGATACATTGCAGGAGTATTATGTGCTATCGTTTCACACCCTGCTGATAACTTGGTCTCCTTCCTCAACAATGCCAAAGGAGCAACAGTAGGCGAT GCTGTGAATAAACTCGGGATAATGGGTCTGTGCACACGAGGCCTCCCTCTCCGTATTGTCATGATCGGTACTCTCACAGGGGCGCAGTGGGGCATCTATGACGCGTTCAAAGTCTTTGTTGGACT GCCTACTACTGGTGGCAGTCCAGCTCCTGCAAAAAAGTGA
- the LOC121763733 gene encoding transcription factor bHLH137-like, whose protein sequence is MAAFSSTSFHHHHPFPLFLPSSTTIDATTIDNNSSSIVTHKQETMDKKRKCNPHSSPNSAQSKDKREGKGKKQKKIKDDEEKKGYIHVRARRGQATDSHSLAERVRRERISERMKLLQTLVPGCDKVTGKALMLDEIINYVQSLQNQVEFLSMKLASVNPTFYDFGVDLESFMARPNQDLSDLPSPMPSMQECSPTTDNNTNFVENPILFQQAQLPQGSSQSLWEVDEHRQKNFNHSGFNNSLFSFH, encoded by the exons ATGGCAGCCTTTTCCTCAACCTCCTttcaccaccaccaccctttCCCCCTCTTCCTCCCTAGCTCCACCACTATTGATGCCACCACCATTGACAACAATTCCTCTTCAATTGTCACTCATAAACAAGAAACCATGGATAAAAAGAGGAAATGCAACCCTCACTCTTCTCCAAATTCTGCTCAATCCAAG gataagagagaagggaagggaaagaagcagaagaaaataaaagatgatGAAGAAAAGAAAGGCTACATACATGTAAGGGCAAGGAGGGGCCAAGCTACTGATAGTCACAGTCTTGCTGAGAGG GTAAGGAGAGAGAGAATAAGTGAGAGAATGAAGCTGCTGCAGACTCTTGTTCCCGGCTGTGACAAG GTCACTGGAAAGGCCCTCATgttggatgaaattattaattatgtCCAATCCCTCCAAAATCAAGTTGag TTTCTCTCAATGAAGCTTGCTTCTGTAAATCCCACGTTCTATGACTTTGGGGTGGACTTAGAATCATTCATGGCTAGGCCTAATCAG GATCTTAGTGACTTGCCATCCCCAATGCCAAGCATGCAAGAATGCAGTCCCACAACAGACAATAACACTAATTTTGTTGAAAATCCTATTTTGTTTCAACAAGCCCAACTTCCACAG GGAAGCAGCCAGAGCTTGTGGGAAGTGGATGAGCATAGacaaaaaaatttcaatcaTTCAGGATTCAACAACAGCCTGTTTTCAttccattaa
- the LOC121765212 gene encoding poly(A) polymerase I-like isoform X1, giving the protein MAISTGLGISRLPSLSLRYPLRHCALQVRLGFAASVEAFDDTENDKGTENAAFDNLSGGNGRRQDWKKLKSEDLGVSTSKISRPTRVVLNGLRKRGFEVYLVGGCVRDLILKRVPKDFDVITSAELKDVMRTFSRCEMIGRRFPICHVHIDDTIVEVSSFSTRATRFGRFLSLEPVKPVGCDEQDYIRWRNCLQRDFTINGLMFDPYAKLIYDYTGGVNDIRKAKIRTIKPANLSLTEDCARILRGVRIAARLDFRFSRETALAVRKLSATVLRLDRGRLLMEVNYMLAYGSAEASLRSLWKLGLLEILLPIQAAYFVRTGFCRRDKRSNMLLSLFSNLDKLLAPDRPCHSSLWFAILAFHEALSAQPRDPLVVAAFSLAVHNGGDLSEALSIARRISKQHEISFDELLEPKYMKSRELLGEVKDLAASVQSSLRHMTDDYFVSQAMAKYPKAPYSDLVFFPVALYLKACKMFECVGGGAEQGFVPKNGSKIDYELLAMGSLKEVRHTFARVVFDTIYPIDKYIDD; this is encoded by the exons ATGGCCATCTCAACCGGCCTCGGCATATCTCGACTTCCATCGCTATCTCTCCGTTATCCTCTCCGCCACTGCGCTCTTCAG GTTAGGCTTGGCTTTGCTGCTTCGGTTGAAGCATTTGACGATACGGAGAACGACAAAGGCACTGAAA ATGCAGCATTTGATAATTTGAGTGGCGGTAATGGACGTCGTCAGGATTGGAAGAAGTTGAAGTCTGAAGACCTTGGAGTTAGTACTTCAAAAATTTCGAGGCCCACAAGAGTGGTTCTTAATGGTCTTAGGAAAAGAG GCTTTGAAGTATATCTTGTTGGAGGATGTGTAAGGGATCTAATATTGAAACGAGTTCCTAAAGATTTTGATGTAATAACTTCAGCTGAACTTAAAGAC GTGATGAGGACATTTTCTCGATGTGAGATGATTGGGAGGCGGTTTCCTATCTGTCATGTGCACATTGATGATACTATTGTGGAG gtttcaagcTTTAGCACCCGTGCAACAAGGTTTGGGAGGTTCTTGAGTTTGGAACCTGTGAAGCCTGTTGGCTGTGATGAGCAAGACTATATTCGCTGGAGAAACTGCCTTCAGCGTGATTTCACGATAAATGG aTTGATGTTTGACCCTTATGCAAAGTTGATATATGACTACACTGGTGGAGTAAATGACATCCGGAAAGCTAAA ATCCGGACCATCAAACCTGCGAATCTTTCCTTGACCGAGGATTGTG cACGTATTCTTCGTGGTGTCAGAATTGCGGCTCGGTTGGATTTTAGATTTTCAAGGGAGACTGCTCTAGCAGTGAGAAAGTTATCTGCTACAGTTTTAAGGCTCGATCGG GGAAGGCTTCTCATGGAAGTCAACTACATGCTGGCTTATGGTTCTGCAGAAGCCTCGTTAAGATCGTTGTGGAAGCTTGGTCTTTTGGAAATACTTCTGCCTATTCAG GCGGCCTATTTTGTCAGAACTGGTTTTTGCAGACGTGACAAGCGCTCTAACATGCTTTTG TCTTTATTCTCCAACCTTGATAAACTTCTTGCCCCTGACAGACCATGTCACAGTAGCTTATG GTTTGCTATTCTAGCATTTCATGAAGCACTCTCCGCACAACCAAGGGACCCTCTTGTGGTTGCTGCATTCAGCCTTGCAGTCCACAACGGCGGAGACCTATCAGAAGCTTTAAGCATTGCAAGACGTATCAGTAAACAACATGAAATAAGTTTTGATGAACTATTGGAACCAAAATACATGAAATCCAGAGAGTTGTTGGGTGAGGTTAAAGATTTAGCAGCTTCTGTTCAAAGTTCCCTTCGCCATATGACAGACGATTACTTTGTCTCCCAGGCAATGGCCAAATATCCAAAAGCTCCGTATTCAGATTTA GTATTTTTCCCAGTGGCACTTTACTTGAAGGCTTGCAAGATGTTTGAATGTGTTGGAGGTGGGGCGGAGCAGGGATTTGTACCCAAAAATGGTAGTAAGATCGACTATGAGTTGTTAGCTATGGGAAGTCTAAAGGAAGTTAGACACACATTTGCAAGAGTAGTATTTGATACCATATACCCAATTGATAAGTACATAGATGATTAG